Below is a window of Ischnura elegans chromosome 1, ioIscEleg1.1, whole genome shotgun sequence DNA.
cgTGTGGGGGCATTGCCGCGCGGCTTTTTCCAATGAATCTGATCGCgaatccacttttttttcttcggagccgtctttttattttatttctcgaatAATGAAATGATCGCCGACCTTTGAATTGATTCTACCGCGTTTCGGAGTCTTCTTGGCACTAATCTAGTTAAAAATGGGTTCAACTATTGATAAATGGGAAGTGTAATGTTACTTGTCAGCTTTATCACACACGGCGAAGCCACTGAAGGGTGCTCCATTTCGATTCTACGATCCGCAATGCAGAACCCACTTATGTAAGGCCCAAAGGTATTGAAAGACGCAGTATGACTGAAAAGGTTgcagatttttctatgaatataCTTTACCGCTAGTAAATTTATAACAGTTGGAGTTTTCTATTTAGTCAAACCATTGAAACTTCGTTTGTGAAATCTATAAAGTGTGAAAATTGGCTTTTGCTTCCCCTATTTAATGAGtggaattataaataaatgatggAATTTGgctaaatttccaaataaattccaactaatgaaatcataattaaaaaatgatgaccTAAGAAGTTATGTTAGATACCAATAGGTATTATTTCCAATAGCTACTTCTATATTTGCATAATTATGAGAATCGTAACGTCAAGGAATTtcaattaagcattttttttggaaaatgaatttaagaaataaaaaattcgtagcAGTGGCAGGAGGAATTATGAGGAaggcatgtttttaaaaaaaatccttaaaaccGTTTTAGATTAATTGTtctatttatggaaataattcttATACTTGTAGCCTTCGTGTACTTTTAGAAGGAATTTGATGATGAACCTTCAGCTCAATGGAAAAATTGTCTTCGAATACAATGATAGAACAATCATCGACCGCTTCTAATGCGATCAGGTGGACTCAGTCACTACGCGGAAGGAAAAACCGTGGATTCCAAAATAGTGAAGGGAGTCCGACAAGGCTGCACTCCATCACGAGCTCACTTTCATGTCTATCAAGAGGAAGCAATAAAGGATATGGGGTAATAAGTACTAAAGAAGCGAGcggatgagaaataaaaatgctgCGATTCTCAGACGATATCGTGGTAGCAAGCGGAAATGATCTTCAACATTCACGGTGGACGAGTTCCAGGAAATTAACGACGAAAAGAAAACCTAGATACTGTTATGCGGGAGAGAGAAAGCAGCGACCTATATCCACCTGTAATAAGAGACACGGGAAGTGGAATCATTCACCTACCTCTGGAGTAGCATTCGATAGCTGGGATAGAAGTAGCACAGCAGGCACAAAGAGTCGCATATCGCAATCCAAGGCGGCCTTGGTGGTTAGAAGGCCGCTCCAAGTTCATTAGAACGGATATATGGAAAAAGATTGCGAAATAATTCGTATGGTAGCAATCTACGGATCAGAACGATGGAAATATCTGACGAGAAAAAGACCTAAGAAGTGTTGAAGAGCTGATGGTGGCAGAGGGTGTTGAAGAGGAAATGGATGGATAGAGGGAGGCGTgccgaagaataggagaataggGGTTAAAGTGTGGAGCGACAGATAGACCAGGGAAGGACACTTGGAGAGAGAGCGTGCGAGGAATGGTGGAAGTAGCTTGGGGaaccgagaagtcgatggctgcAGTGCGTACCAACATTAAGAATTCATTGCcatgaattaagaaaaaatccAATGCTATGTTCTTTTCGATATAAAATTTCGTAGTCATAGATTTTCGAGTCATAGAATCGGCCATACATGATTTTAGTGACCTctttatcgtatttttttcgtACTCTGGGGTTAAAACTgagaaaaatcacaaatgtcaTTCCTCTTCCCAAGGGTTTTGTTTGCCTTGAGGAAGGTCATCGGTGGATAGGTGGAAATATTGCTTCTTATTCTGTATTGTGTTTCCGTACTCTGTCCTAAACCTTACAAATTGGCGTTCCTTTTTACTTGTACGAAGTTGAAGAGACTGCACCGGGATATTTCCACATCCACGACCGACCTAGTATCCTTGACGACGAGATGCAAGTTCACGAATGGCCTCTGTACGTTATCTGATTACTGCTGAGTCGGGGGAAAACTATTTATTGGGCAGCTTCCTTACTTCCCACAAAGCCTCGCCATTGTGAGCTCATATTTATCGACGCGTCTGGCTCTCTTTCAGCTCCTCCCTTGCAGTAGGCCGCGACATCTCATTCCATTCCCCATGCATGCTCGGGGATTGTATAGATGATGTGATTTCTTTGTTTCAACCTCTGTCGAATGAGGCCTCTTTCCACTTCTCTCTCCCTTCAGCACAGGGCTCATGAACTTGGTTCGCTAGATTCATTGTAATTGCAGTGGGCGGTACCTTAGATTTTTTCCAGAATACAAGTACGTTTATTCTTTTTATCATTCCTCTGCTTTGTTATGATTCGTTTAGAGACTCAGATTACTCATTTTTCTTAACGGGGTTTCATATCTGATTATAACCTCTCTGTTTAAGCCAATAAGAACAGTAATTAATATAAGGATTTTTGCATCAGTAATTCCTGAAGTAAAGAAAGATGATGACCCCtagatgtattttaaaattttagaaaaaactaagaaaatgcataatatacaattttaagTATCTATATATGAGTTCTTGATAAATCATCGATTATACATTATTGTACGAGTATCAAAAATCAGTGTAGAATTAATGGATGCGTAggtaaataaattagaaaaactaAATGGTAATTATCAGTAAAACGTATTAAAATAGCATTCTAAGGagtttagtttatattttaatatttaaaacatagTAAAACAGATATGCAATGTCATATGGGAGACCCTGTGCCAGCCATTTTTTGAAGAGAACGATTTTATCTGGAACAGCTGGAGTCCTCTCTCAGTATTCGGGAAGTCTTCTCAATGTTTGCCATGGTTGATATGAACGGTGGGTGTGATTAGAGGAGCTTCCTCGAAAGTAATCACTGTCCAATTCTGTGTCGATGCGATCTTGTTTCTGTTTCAGTGGTTTAGGAGGGGTCGACAACAGATGATGTGCATCCAATCCAAACGATTCATTTGACGAAACTCCgctctcttatcagctaatctgcATTTCACCTCTATTTTGCATCCTTAATAATTTGTttagttaaatcaataaataattttcgagAATTACACGGAGAGAAAATCATTCGTCTCGACtgggatgcgaacccggatcccccggtTTCCGATCCAGTGCTTTAGCTTGTTGACTGTAATCAAAGCATAAACCGAAAAGTGCATTAAACCAGTGATCCAGTGCTTTAATCAGTTAACTACCACTGACTCAATGCACTTTTTAGCAAATGCCTTGGTAATGGTTACAGTTAacaggctaaagcactcgattGGGAATCGcgggatccgggttcgcatcctTGTCAAgacgaatgatattttctcagtGGAATTTCCGCACATATGTATTATTTATCAGGCGAAATAGGTCTAGTAAGACCCTGCTGCCGACGAGGTCATCAAGAAGGAATGAGGAAGATAAATTACAGCGAAACAATCGTGCTAATTTAGCCATTTTGTtataagtttaaaatgaaaaatataggaaaattacAGCCCTTTTGTCGtgaattggtgacgtcattgaAGTCTCGGTACATGGAATCTTTACTTTTCAAAACTCAATCACAGTCGCTAATGATAGAAATTTAGTGGACATTCATGACTCCGTTTGTTTCTGAAAGGAAACCGCTGCAACGGCATCCAAAGTGTTTGATTGAGTTATCCGTCGCTCCGACTAGACAGAGGTCGCTGCTCGTAAACGAAGACCATCGTGGAACAGTGGCGCTGCAGGTGGCACTTTGGGGATTCACAGCGGTATATGTATCGTTTATTTTGGCGTTAATTCGCGGTCGCGGGCTCACGTACTCGGCGTCGGAGCGTGGCCCTGCTCTAATCCCTCGGCTACCATTCGCTCCCGGACGGAGACGTGATCCGTCGCGCGCGCTTCTGCCGCTCCGTGCTAGACACGCGCGCTTTGCTCAGATTCAGACGCGGCCGGGATCTGCAGGATTGGAGATAGAGTTAAAAAGAGTGGGAATTTACAAATGCATTAGCCTCTTATCCAGAGGACGCTCTCGGAGGCTTTAAGCTTCAATGGGAAGAAGGTCGTAGGAATGCCTGGCCTGAGAAACAGGTGATGAAGGATTTGGTTGTTGGCTATGTTGAGACAAAAGACACCATTGACATCGCGTCCGATTAATTCCACGCTTACACTGTGACAGTACAGGGATTTGTCACTTCTTGCAAGGCTTGGCAACTATGAATGACCACAAACAACTGCGGAACAAGGCGAGGATTAAGAGAatcaaaattaaggaaaaaatggccaactaaaatgaaaagaaaaactaagaCTTGAACAACCACTAAAGTAAATGAAGTATAgatgaaatgaaacaaaaaaataaaaatttgaattgtaTGCCCATATAAGGAGATGGGCTATGGAGGACGGACTGTACTAACGATTGGCGAATTGAgggggattattattattattatcgcaatcagttacaatttggcaactggccaggtggtaacatgtacatccaaatagaaaaacacaaagtatccacaaagtcacatataaaCTAGACACcgtacaaatttttaaatttcaattaaaatttctaaaaaaaaataagtcactttttcagctttttcttaaatatttttgcataaccaggaaagggctcaaataaatCTGctggcaatctgttccaatctacaattgttttattgaggtaggaaatttttttaacattggtcccCTTCGCccggcatttaattttgaactgatgatcgttcctaccaatgaaattaggttttcccactttattgcttaattccctccatgctttatcccctttgtatattttatacataccgcaggGTTGGTTTCTTTTTCTCtcactttccaaagattcccaccccagtatttttatcatttccgaTACGCTCTCTGTCCTCCGATGCCCAtccaaaacgtatcgagccgcttttctttgaactctctccaatGCCTTTATATGTCCCACCTCATAAGGATCCCACACCGTAGAGGCATACTCTAGGATAGGCCTAACCAATGTTTTATACGCCATTTCCTTCGTGCGAAACTTGCTTccctttagatttctcatcacccagtgcaataaTTCAAATCTTTAGACAGGTGGACGACTAAGTATTTCCAGTTGTCACATCTAGGGATAGGTTTACATAAGAACTCATAGTCCCTTGTGGTGGATTTATCTTGTTGCTGAAGGATATATAAGCCTACATTTACTAACGTGTATGCCCATCCCGTTCTGAGTCACCAAAtctgccattttattaatgtccaCTTGCAGAGGTTCTGGCGAGTGTCTACGAGTGAGGGATACCTGGAAAGGACATGCTCTCACTTAGGTATTCGTTATTTgttaatggctggtgtcctaacaccccccgccacacaccaTATTATGAGGCGGCgtattacgtagatgtaaatGAAGCAAGTGCCCTCCCGCAGTGCGTACACTGTTATTCCAAGATAAGTGAGTGGTTCTCGCAAAAATACTGCACAATGAAGGAGGTGACCCCAATCCTCCATTTATTGATCGATTTATGCTGCCGCCACTTTGGAAttcttaaatcaattttaaaaaatgcccgcagcgcggcgatgggtttagagcgatccatttattctcaacatTTGCAGCGTAACATTTTAAATCGCTAGGAGTATTAACGAAAGGTTATAAAGTTGATAGATTGTTTCATAGTGAATGCGGATTTCGTTTTTTGAGCCTCAATCATTGCAGGTTATTTCGATATGAAATTCGTATCTTTCTACCCGTGAGCGAGGCCAGGGGTAGTGGACTGCAGGGGGCCCATTTGAAAGCGTGTTGAGTGACAACACGCACGTCTGTAAGGCGACTGGATGATCCCTTATTGCGATATTCGTGGATTCTTGTTTAGGAGGCTAtgcaggggaggaggagggatggaAAAAGATGGCGAACTTAAGCTCAAGGACAACTGTGACGTCAATGTAGGGAGTTTTAATTGGAAGTGTCAAATACATTTCCCACCAATCCACGGGTGGTCAATGTCGCTCACACAAAAGAGCGATTTTTCAAGCAAGGTCAACTGTTACGTCAATACAAAGAGATGTGTCTATTAAGAGTcaaaaacgttttaaaacgtctcaAATTCATGAGAGGCACGAAGTAAAATATCTTTCAATAAGTTAATGTTACAATTCTTTCGATCTTGATGatgatatttacatttttgatattattatCAATTATGATGCTATCATTACGTAAGTATAGAAACCACGATCCATATTATAAACTATTCAGTTTGGAACATTGgatcgaagttttttttttaaatttccctgtgCAGTGtgtgtaaaggccgctatacacggcgaatgatcttgcgaatgatcatgcagaatgatcatgcgaatgaaatcattcgctgtgATGTAAATTTATGGGGTTATACACGGAGCATGACGACGCGCATGAAATTCGCGAATGATCTGCGCACTGAGGATGCGCAATGGTACGCCTTAGCAACAATAGAGCTGTTTTATTTACCTTTGTGTTTACCTTTGCGGCTTGTGTGGTGGTGTAAACATGAACAACAGGCAAAGAAGAATAGCCGTTGCTTCGGCCGTAGCCGTTATTGCTGCCGCGGCCGTGCTATTAATGCAGCGAAaccgaagaagaagaaggagcgtGTGGACGAGGCCGTGGATAGAAAGGAGAGATAGTGGCCGAGGGACGCTGTACATGGTTCAGGAGGAACTTCTTTTGGAGGCCTTCCGGAATTTCCTCAGAATGACGGAGGAACAATTTGAAACTGTGTTAAATGCAACCCGTAGGGATTATGAGAAGGTCGACACTCTCATGAGAGGAGCCATATCCGCGGACAAGAGGTACTATGTTTGCTCCATTGTCATGGTGAAAGTATGAATATTGTGCTGCTTATGTTGCAAATAAATAACTGATTTCAGGCTTGCGTTAACTCTACGGTTCCTTGCCACTGGCGAGTCGTTCCGGTCATCGATGTATTCGAAAAGAATCCATGAGACCACGATTGGACGAATAATTCCGGAAGTATGCTCGAGCATTACAACTACCACCTTTCAAGGGCCCGTCGGGTGGTGGAGAATGCCTTCGGTATTCTTAGCAATAGGTTTCGTGTCTTCCTGACCACCATGAACCTAGCTCCAGAGAAAGTGGAAGTGGTGACACTGGCTGCCGTGACTTTACACAACTTTTTGTGTGGGAGTAACGTACCTACGCCTTATGTGGAGGACTACCTGAATGCCCTACCTGGATTACCTCAGCAAGGGGGAAACAGGCCTGGGAACTTGGCATTTCAAATTAGAAACGAATTTTgcagttattttaattatttggcaGAGtgactgtaattttttaaatgtgcgcccatcatttcattaataaataattttgtgattatttattaatgaaatgatgggtgaaattatttgtgattttgtaattattattagcaTATTAGTGAAGTTGATACCTAGTGCTGATTTCAATATAACTGCAAGTATCGTAATTCCTTGTCTTTTGATTAGCTGCTCATCAGGTAATTTCCCAatcttcataaaattatttactcatgTCAGTGAGGGACTAGGGAAGAGCATAGTCATAGAGCACTTCAGTGAAGATGttccaattattcttttttcctcaAAAGCAAAAGTCACCCTTGTTTGAATGATGGCTTCCAGTTCAGTGATAATACAGGACTTTTAATactcttaaataaataataaggtaAGCACCCATGGCTATTTAGAATAGAATGCAAATAACTATAGTAGATAGAGCGTTAAAGGTAATAAATCATAAGGGCTTATTTCATTGTATAAATTTATTACGTATATAATAGGGATTACTCCCTCCTCATCATTCCatcaaaaaaaaccttttcaatctcaaacattagcctgctcttctcCCTCCTATCATTTATGGCCTTAAGCCGCTGGGCCACCAGCCTCCCGAAAGCGTCTTCCTCGGAATCTTTATCCGACCTTTTGGCCAGAGTCCCCAATGCTGCCGCCGCCGCTTGCAGGAGCTCTGCAGCTTGCTCCGGGTTAAGGGAATCCATCCTTCTCTTCTTGCCCCTAGCAGCAGAGGTGGATGGGCCGGCCATCGACCTGCTGCAATTGGAGGGGGTAGGTGAGGGAGTGGCAGATGAATCTTGTACCTCCAGCACAGACCCATCGTCATCGAGGAGGAGCTCCCACTCCAGCTCCACAGCAGGGACACCACTTTCCTAGAAAGGATGAATGCATTAACTGTAGAAAAAGGATCTTCTGAGAAAACGTCGGCAGAAACAAAGAAGCTACAAATTCATGCAATTGTGCATTTATTTAGGCACTGCAGGAAATCCATTTTCCTTATTACCCTAGCGGGTTTGAGTAAGTGGAATTATGCAGCGGAGGTATAACTCCTTTTCAACACTCCAAAATGCTTATTGTTTTCATTAGCTATTCTTTATGAAATATCGTTGTAACATTATGAAGCAGAGCAAATAATGCAATGATAGCAACTCTTGTTCATTTCCATATCACTGCTTACCTCGGTCAACTCCAAGGGAGAGGTATGGGGCCTAACACTAATCGTCTCCTCCAAAAACTGCATGGCCTTGAAATAATATAGCGAGGGTGTTCGCACCTGCAAGAAaagcatgtgaaattaaatgctTGAAATATATATACCACAGGAAATGGTCGACATAAACTTATTGAAGAGAATGTACGTACCGTATCGGCGCCTGAACCACTTTTCTTTGTGGCATCCACCTTCCTCTTCTCCGCCATGTAATTTGTGCGGAGGGCATGCCACTTCTTCCGGCACTCCTCCGCTGTTGTGTTGGGCCTGTCCATAGTGAAAACAATGTCAATTGGATCATACCTTTTTCTGATATAATTGCGTAACTAACgcacttatttaaaaattcatcttcaaCGGTGCTATTGACAAGCCCATGAATATTTCCCGATTTGAGGCGCTTGTGTAATAGTGACATATTGCAGATATTCATTAATATCATCAATTAAGAATTTGTTAATTTAACCTAATCATAAATTCCTAACAGGTAGCGGCAACATCCTTATTACAATAACAACTCTGTTGGTCAGCCACATAAATCTACCGATTTCAAAACTGCTAGtactttatatttaaatgtttttatctaAGGTTCTTTCTATTGATACTTGTAACTTGGCACTTTCGGATAAATTTGAATTACGGGATTCATCACTTATGTATTTCATGTGCATGTCTTtctatattacaaaaaataataaatttatgtacaCAATAGCACCGTTgcatttcaataaatgaaaaacactCACCTTATCGCACCTATTTCTTGTGCCACCTTCTCCATCTCCTTTGTCCGCAGcaccttatttttatcattaacgtCCTTGACGTTGTACAGCGTTGGCCGCTCCCGCACCAGCTGAATTAGGAATTCCACTTCGTCCTTTTTCCAAGCCATTTTTCCGTCTCTGTTGCTGCGAAAGCGTCCACCGTATCAAAATTATCAACAGAAGTCCCGTTACTCCTAGTGAAAAACACCGCTTTTTTAATAAAAGACGGTCGAATTTCAGTATATTGATATGAGAAACTCCATGGGCAAGTCATGGTTCACTGGTTCCGTTTCTTCATCCATAGTTCCGTTTCCGAAAACAGACAAGATGGTCGCCGCGCGCTAGCGCACAtccatcattcacaggatcatgcgattaaaaatagaacatgttctaattttcgttgaatgatcatgcgcatgacggatcattcgcgaatttttccgtcatacacggcgaatgatttcattcgcatgatcattcagcatgatcattcgccaaatcattcgccgtgtatagcggccttaagagcATCCGGTGAAACTCGGTTGAAATGCGCTATCTCCATGACGACGATGACAATGAAAGACAGAAGTTAATTTCCATTCGGTTTCAATGCTCAGCGACCCATCGTTTTCGACCTGACAATGGCACAACAATGACCTTGATAATGAAACAAAGTGTCGAAACTCGATAGGTCAACCTTTAGATTGTGCGCAAGGTGACttcaaatgtctttcattgtcATCCTTTTAGTGGGGGCCAGGGGCGATGAAGGGAGCAAATGAGGATATTCAGCCTCCAATCCGCATTCCAATTGTTTCGAATCGGGGCTTGGTTAcgaaaaaatgctgcaaaaaaaCATGAGTTAAAGAATCGAGGTCTCCCCCTTCCTCCCATGCAGTGCACTAATTGTTCGACTTCCCGCTGACGGCGCGAATCGAAATTATTCCGGAGAGGGAGTACGTACGGTCCGCCGTCGAATCGCAGATTGCGATCTGGGCTCGAGGCCTCGGCGCCGTCATGTGCGTTTGTGGGCCAGCTTCACGTGGAATACTAATTCCGTTCGCTTAAAACTGATTCCATcgcagagagaaaaaaacagcgGATCCCGGGAATCAATTTGTGTGCTCCCTCCGAATAGACCCAACGCATCCTGTCCGACTCTAACAGGTGATTTATACATGCATATTATAGAAGGACACTTTGCTCGGgggaaattgaattgaattttctgaGATTACTTCAATTGCGATTGCTTTCTCTGATCGCGTGGAATTTTGCCGTTTTATCCAAGAGATTCTAGGTGTTACTgcttgcatagaaaatatttctcgccGACTTTTGGTacaaatgtaaattaaattacgaaatttcattccgaattttacttgaatgtttttatttgctATTCATAGAATGTAACATGTGATTTATCCATACTAGAGGTACGATTGgtttgggagaaattaaattgagTTTGCTGGTAAAATCTTCTGTTCCAATTTGTTTCAATGATCTCGTAGACGTCTGGTGTTGC
It encodes the following:
- the LOC124154035 gene encoding uncharacterized protein LOC124154035, encoding MAWKKDEVEFLIQLVRERPTLYNVKDVNDKNKVLRTKEMEKVAQEIGAIRPNTTAEECRKKWHALRTNYMAEKRKVDATKKSGSGADTVRTPSLYYFKAMQFLEETISVRPHTSPLELTEESGVPAVELEWELLLDDDGSVLEVQDSSATPSPTPSNCSRSMAGPSTSAARGKKRRMDSLNPEQAAELLQAAAAALGTLAKRSDKDSEEDAFGRLVAQRLKAINDRREKSRLMFEIEKVFFDGMMRRE